A window from Pagrus major chromosome 4, Pma_NU_1.0 encodes these proteins:
- the aktip gene encoding AKT-interacting protein isoform X1, with protein MNLNPFWSMSANTSRKQRSENEEQSGHGEQRASPARLPFGKKQLPPIPKNAAPITKPVTTGMPAQSANGTHASYGPFYLEYSLLAEFTLVIKQKLPGIYVQPSYKSALMWFGVIFIRHGLYQDGVFKFTVYIPDNYPDGECPKLVFDIPVFHPLVDPVSGELDVRRAFTKWRRNHNHIWQVLMYARTIFYKINTTEPLNPEAAVLYEKDVHLFKSKVVDSVKLCNSHLFDQPKIDDAYAISFSPWNPAVHEEAKERMFTYKRRPEDHHKGTQVSGLSWVKPGSTQPFSKDDGSPQS; from the exons CAGAGATCTGAAAACGAAGAACAGAGCGGGCATGGGGAGCAGAGAGCCAGCCCAGCTCGTCTGCCTTTTGGCAAAAAGCAGCTTCCACCCATTCCGAAGAATGCAGCCCCCATTACCAAGCCTGTGACAACGGGCATGCCAGCCCAGTCGGCCAATGGCACACACGCCTCTTATGGCCCCTTTTATTTGGAGTACTCTCTGCTGGCTGAGTT CACACTAGTGATTAAGCAGAAACTCCCTGGAATTTATGTCCAGCCATCCTACAAATCAGCACTAA TGTGGTTTGGAGTCATATTCATCAGACATGGCTTGTACCAAGATGGAGTCTTCAAATTCACTGTGTATATTCCAGATAACTATCCAGATGGAGAGTGTCCA AAACTAGTGTTTGACATCCCAGTCTTCCATCCTCTTGTTGACCCCGTGTCTGGAGAGCTTGATGTCAGAAGAGCCTTCACCAAATGGAG ACGGAATCACAACCACATCTGGCAAGTCCTGATGTACGCACGCACAATTTTCTACAAGATCAATACCACAGAACCACTCAATCCTGAGGCTGCTGTGCT ATATGAAAAGGACGTGCATTTGTTCAAAAGCAAAGTGGTGGATAGTGTAAAACTATGCAACAGTCATCTTTTTGACCAGCCCAAGATAGACGATGCCTACGCAATAAG CTTTTCTCCATGGAACCCAGCTGTTCACGAGGAAGCAAAAGAGCGGATGTTCACATACAaa AGACGGCCCGAGGATCACCACAAGGGAACGCAGGTGTCAGGGTTGTCTTGGGTGAAGCCCGGGTCGACGCAGCCCTTCAGTAAAGACGACGGCTCTCCCCAAAGCTGA
- the aktip gene encoding AKT-interacting protein isoform X2 has translation MNLNPFWSMSANTSRKRSENEEQSGHGEQRASPARLPFGKKQLPPIPKNAAPITKPVTTGMPAQSANGTHASYGPFYLEYSLLAEFTLVIKQKLPGIYVQPSYKSALMWFGVIFIRHGLYQDGVFKFTVYIPDNYPDGECPKLVFDIPVFHPLVDPVSGELDVRRAFTKWRRNHNHIWQVLMYARTIFYKINTTEPLNPEAAVLYEKDVHLFKSKVVDSVKLCNSHLFDQPKIDDAYAISFSPWNPAVHEEAKERMFTYKRRPEDHHKGTQVSGLSWVKPGSTQPFSKDDGSPQS, from the exons AGATCTGAAAACGAAGAACAGAGCGGGCATGGGGAGCAGAGAGCCAGCCCAGCTCGTCTGCCTTTTGGCAAAAAGCAGCTTCCACCCATTCCGAAGAATGCAGCCCCCATTACCAAGCCTGTGACAACGGGCATGCCAGCCCAGTCGGCCAATGGCACACACGCCTCTTATGGCCCCTTTTATTTGGAGTACTCTCTGCTGGCTGAGTT CACACTAGTGATTAAGCAGAAACTCCCTGGAATTTATGTCCAGCCATCCTACAAATCAGCACTAA TGTGGTTTGGAGTCATATTCATCAGACATGGCTTGTACCAAGATGGAGTCTTCAAATTCACTGTGTATATTCCAGATAACTATCCAGATGGAGAGTGTCCA AAACTAGTGTTTGACATCCCAGTCTTCCATCCTCTTGTTGACCCCGTGTCTGGAGAGCTTGATGTCAGAAGAGCCTTCACCAAATGGAG ACGGAATCACAACCACATCTGGCAAGTCCTGATGTACGCACGCACAATTTTCTACAAGATCAATACCACAGAACCACTCAATCCTGAGGCTGCTGTGCT ATATGAAAAGGACGTGCATTTGTTCAAAAGCAAAGTGGTGGATAGTGTAAAACTATGCAACAGTCATCTTTTTGACCAGCCCAAGATAGACGATGCCTACGCAATAAG CTTTTCTCCATGGAACCCAGCTGTTCACGAGGAAGCAAAAGAGCGGATGTTCACATACAaa AGACGGCCCGAGGATCACCACAAGGGAACGCAGGTGTCAGGGTTGTCTTGGGTGAAGCCCGGGTCGACGCAGCCCTTCAGTAAAGACGACGGCTCTCCCCAAAGCTGA